tttaaaggttggaaaaaaaaaaatggcaggcTACATTATAAGTGTGTACCAGTTACTGGGAAAAATCATTAATCATTTTTACGGGTTCTGCATCCTCTTGGGAAGAGAAAAGAATGGAGATGTGGCTGTCAAATTCACTTACAAAATACACCAAATAAGGATATAACTATACATGTTCATTTCAAAGTTGAATTGTATTAGCTATGAAATACATACCGTAAAGATAAATATGAGCTTTTTCACCACAGCGCCATGTGTTGGCGGAAGGGTGGAACTTCAAACATATGAAAAAATGTTCTCCAGTGCAAGCCCATCAATTCCATAATTCCATCACTACTGTGTACTAAATATAATCTATGTATTACAATATGAATTCAtctgcaacccccccccccccccacacacacacacacaacaccccccccccccctccccatttCAGGGCCAGCCATTTTGACACTTgctgtcaaatgaaaatgacatcacagttgcacAGGCCAGGCTCAGGTTATGACCAATAacggtttggtcatgtgacatccCCAAGATTTTCATTCTAAACGTCACTAAAAGTCTCAAAGGACAGAAATATCCAACGAGCTTTGATAGACTGaaactcaaaaacaaaacatcatgtCAAGTCTCATCTTATTTTGAAGTACAGATGTCCCTGCCTGTAAAGTTCACCCTCCCATACTCGACTATTTCTCACTGTGGGGGGACATTCCTCAAACTACGCCTCTGGCATGCAGTAAATCTCCCTGAGAGAGATCTTACACTGGAGCGCTGTGCCAGGTGACATGTTGGTGCAAAGCTTCATCATTGCACCCATTTTGTCTCCCGTGTCATAAAGGGCGGGGTGgcaaggagaggaaaaaaaaaaagtgttaatGGGATTATAGAGGGTTGTGCACATTTggctccctcccttcctgtctCCTAGAGGAATGCCTGACTTCTGACTACACAGCTCTTTTAAAGCAAATGTAAGCTCGCCCATAAAAGAGCTGTTAAGGTCTTGGCAGCTCGCCTCTTGCCATCTCTGAATATGTGGGCTGATACATGGGAGGAAACAGCGTGCAGCATTCCAGGCCATCACAGTTTATTGAATTTACATTTCTAAATTCTTAAAACGAGAATTGATATAATACAACTGcccccaacaaaaaaaaaatcccccaagTTCTCTTTCCTTGTATTTTCATTGGCCTTTGTCTTCATGCACGGCCACCATGTTGTTTTCCTAGTTTGATTGCCAAGCTAATTGCCCCAATAAAAGCTTTACATTGCGGTTCACAGAGGAGAAAGGACTGCAGACTCATGCAGCTAAGGATGGAGTCCTCCTTTAGCAGGCCTAGCCTGACCTCTTGTGGTTCTAAAACAACAATCACTTTCCCTTTCAACCGCCCATTCCACTTCCATAAAGATCCACTAACATCAATAATTTAATAAAcacataattaaataaataatagatatTCAAATGCTGGAGATTAGGTGTTCATTTGGGACGCATTTGTTCAATATCAAAAAAAGATTAACTTTGTTTCCAATAAAACGGACGGACACGAGTCAAAGGTGAGTGTTATACGACCTTTTAAAAGTGCCTGGAAAAGTGAGGGACATTGCAAacttcctgattttttttttttttttttaagtgtataAAAAAACCAAGTAGTCAAATGACACCAAATAGGGAAGTGTTGCAACACAAACTTTATTTCCCTAAagttttcaaaaacaacaaaaacacacaaactacTCTTATCAACAAGCTTCTCTAATCATTTTCATTCTAGTCATGATCATTCGCaggactcttttttttttttttttttctcagtcctATTTAGCATGttcttgatttaaaaacaatgtattTGAAATTTGTGTTTGTATCAATTTTTCATGAGCAGCCAGACCTACCTTTGCTTTCTTCACACTTGGATACTACATGTACTAACTTGTTCATCTCAATGATTTAAATAGTTATGGGTTCCGTAGAGCAATCACATTTCAAATAAGCGTAACGTCCGGGAAATCTCTGATATCGGGGAATGTGGAcatcaataaaattaaaagccATACTTGAATGTGAAGTCAGAGTAAAACCCCCAGATGTCTCCAGCATGGGCGTGTCTTCTTCAATTTGGTCGTTGCACCAATGTGGGATTTCCCAAGAAGACATTTTGCACCTCCCTCTTTATGATAGTCGACGCTCGCCTTGTCTTTGACCGACACTTCCAGACACGCCGATAACACACAGAGAAGACAGACCAAGTGAGGGTAAGTCAGCAGCCGTGGACGGTTTtctacatctttttttttttgtgtgctttaaAATCAGATTACTTGTCAAGAAATAATGTACATTTGGATTTGAGTAAATTTGATTACATTTGATATTTAACAGCTAACATCTGGCAGTTTTTCTAGCGTTAGAAAACTTCTACAAGAGAAAAACGATTTAGCTAATGCACGCTTTTAGATCTTTAACCAGAAGCAGACATAATTGCGCAATCAGATTTCTTTCTCCCCCATATATCAATGTAAGATATTTGCGCCTTGACTCACTGATTTTTATCAAGATAAACAAAAACTCTTGGCTTCCGCTTCACACGTTCTCACTTTCGTTCACAGTTGAAGGGCGAGCAGACACAACTGGGGCCACATGCAAGAAACCATGGTAAAACTTCCTTTTTAACGAATTTCTTCACTTCTCGTGTCTCATCTTAAGTTTGCTCTGACGTGCGCCGGTTACGTAATCACAGACCCGTTGTGAAAATCACACCAAGTGGAGCTCAGTGATAAAACGCGATTAGGATTCGTTACACCTCCCTTTCTGTTTGGGCTTTGAAAGGTGAGGATGAATTGGAATTCAAATTCATCTGTTTCTCGAGACTTCCTTCAAAATTTGCTCGATGTGTCGAATATCTGATTGATTGATGTCTTGTCTCCTGTAGATAGAAATGGAGATCCCCACTACAGAAATCCCAGCGAGAGTCACCACTCTGCGCTTTACAGCTAGCAATGACTCCAACTTCCTGGACTCGCCTTTTCGTTATCAGCTTTTCCCCGCCGCCTATGGCATCATCTTCATCGTGGGCCTCTTTGCCAACATTTATGTGCTCTTTGTGCTGCGCTGCCTTCGGGAAGCTAAAGCCATGGGGGAAATTCGGATCTACATGACCAACCTGACCATCGCCGATCTCCTTTTTGTTTGCGCCCTCCCCTTCTGGATCGGTTATTACAGCCGCCAAGGCACGTGGGTCTACAAAGACTTCCTGTGCCGACTGACCGGCTCCTTGTTCTTCATCAACACCTACTGCTCCATCCTCTTCCTTTGCGCCATCAGCGTCAACCGGTACTGGGCGGTCACCCGGCCTCTAGACGCGGCCTCGTCAGACCACAGGCGCCGCGGAATTGTCGTTTGCGTGGTCATCTGGTTGGCGACCATCTCCATGGCTATTCCCTTTCTGGCCAACCCGGGCACCAACCAGGACGGGAACGTCACCCGCTGCTTCGAGGGCTACCACAACGGGGACGACTCATCCAAAAGGGCTGTGGCCGCCACGCATTTCGCAATCATCGGACTGTTTTTTGTCGTTTTCGCACTGGTGGTGGTGTGTAACCTTCTCATCGCCCGAGCTTTGTTTTCCCAAGACGCTCCTCAGTCCGAGCTCAAGTCCGGAACGATTTTATCCAGGAAGTCCACTATGACACTCTCATCCAGGAGGCCCACTGGGGTGAAACGCAGGGCTGTGCAGATGCTCATGGCGGTGGTCGGTGTATTCGTCCTGTGCTTCCTGCCTCATCACGTAGTCCAAGGCTTCTGGACCTTGGCGGTGCTGCAGATCCAAAAGGGATGGGGCCACGTGGACTGGGATGGCGAGACCGTGCAGATGCTCAATGATGCGCATCAGATCACATTGCTTCTCATGGGCCTCAACTGCATTCTGGATCCGGTGGTGTACTGTTTTGCCACTCGCAAATTTCGACGGTTCATCATGGCTCACATCAAGACACTGGCCAGGGGCGAGAGCTGCTCCCACACCGTTACCTCACAGATATCTTTAGACAGTCGGC
Above is a genomic segment from Syngnathus acus chromosome 22, fSynAcu1.2, whole genome shotgun sequence containing:
- the ptafr gene encoding platelet-activating factor receptor — its product is MQETMIEMEIPTTEIPARVTTLRFTASNDSNFLDSPFRYQLFPAAYGIIFIVGLFANIYVLFVLRCLREAKAMGEIRIYMTNLTIADLLFVCALPFWIGYYSRQGTWVYKDFLCRLTGSLFFINTYCSILFLCAISVNRYWAVTRPLDAASSDHRRRGIVVCVVIWLATISMAIPFLANPGTNQDGNVTRCFEGYHNGDDSSKRAVAATHFAIIGLFFVVFALVVVCNLLIARALFSQDAPQSELKSGTILSRKSTMTLSSRRPTGVKRRAVQMLMAVVGVFVLCFLPHHVVQGFWTLAVLQIQKGWGHVDWDGETVQMLNDAHQITLLLMGLNCILDPVVYCFATRKFRRFIMAHIKTLARGESCSHTVTSQISLDSRHQSQRFPDEVIQPDLN